AAATCTCATCGGTTTAGTAATTCATCCTTTCTTTTTCGTAAGGACGATTGTAAATGTACACGTCCTTGAAGAACATGTTAGGAATGGTGTAGTTCCATGCGAACATGGGTCTGTCCAATGGGAATCCGAATGGCATGTTGTCGAACATCATTTTTCCATACAGAGGCATTTCGTACGAGTTCATGCTGTTTTCTTCCAACGAGCTCAGGAAGAAGAACATCTTGTACCTTAAACCTTCTGGTTTACCACTTGGCAGAGTGAGGCGTTCTGGGAAACCGAACATCCTTTCGGAGTACGTGAACGGCTCGCTTCCACTGATTGCCTTGTTCAGTTTGTCGTAGTATATGTCACTTGACATCATGCCAGGTGCAGTGGTGAGGGACTCCGAGCTGCGACGTTCGATGCTGTTGCTTCCAGAATGGACTGTGAGAGTAAACAGAAGGCTCGATTGAACATCGATCTTTAATTTtctaatagtaataataataataataataatgaaggtaGAAAACAGCTTGCTTCATCGCGTACTGTCTTCTCGCATCGATCAAGAACTAAAGAGGTTCTTTAAGCTTGATTGATCAAGTTAGctgtttttgacgagtatactcgtcatgaagaaatTGCAATATTTTGTGTTACGACGAGTCCTACcagtaacaaaattaaaaaaacagtCATTTCGTTGCAACTTAATTCTATATCGTGACAGCCACGCAGACTCTGTGTtggacgagtatactcgtcatcgcttactttTTGCGATAcgtttgtggcggatcggtatcaataggacgccgacaggtcgaggcatcaacgcgggtaccaaccgccaacaccagagggctacgacgacaacgagtctatctcgctagcggtcgaatatacgggcgaatgatacaaataccgcacctagcgagactctcTCTATGTGTAAGACAGGGGCTACCAGGCATAACCTTACTAGCGAGTCCACCgatagtcccgggacgaaacgcaaacctCTCTTTTCATCTAGCAGCGATTCATCCGCGACACGTTTTAGGCTCCACGCTTTCCAAAGAGgtcgcaacagctaactggtgTTAACACTAACATTACCAAGCCCGGTCAaatgaccggtttcaaaatttaatttaaaattgtacattggTCGTTATTTTCTTCGTTCATCTAACTTTCTGCAAGTTCTTACATTAACGAAAATCGAGAAATTGATTAACCAGATAATataaagaatttacataaagttagaagaagaaaaggagtaACGATGAATGTACgactttaaataaattttgaaatttgacCGGGACTGATAAGATTAGCGTTAAATAGCATATTGGATAATATATTATTCGTACGgagaataataaagaaaaataaacaagaTACTAACGGTTCACGGCGAATCTGTCCATTTCCACGAAGTAGTAATGGTACTTCTGTAAGTAGATCATATCCTGTTGCACCTCGTCGAAGGCTGGCCCAAGGAAGATTCTCAGCATTCCCTTCATTTCTTTGTCGGAATTGATGTTGATTTTGTAGGTGAACGGCTGGTAGTTGAGGCAAGCGCGTCGTGCCTTCAGACGAAGGTACATTCCACCCTTGAAGCTATCCACTGATACTGCATTACTGATCAGAGTGTCGCAGGTGTCGAAGTACGTGTTCAGTTTGTCGATATTCACGGATTCGAATTTCACACCTGGCACTTGCAGTTCGCTCTGAGAGTACTGAGGCTGGAATTTCTTGTATCTGCGCGAACATAACGCGTAACAATTAGTAAGAGGCAGAAAATACATAAAACTTTTCAAATTACTGTAACGAGTAGTTGAGATTAATTGTAATTGCAGATATTCGTGCGTACAGATGATTATTATCTAATAAGACGTATTTAAACCGAATCTTACGAAAGATACTGATAAATTGATTGAAAAGTTTGTTACAGGATAGCAAAAATTAGCTCTTCGTCGAGACTTCTGCTTGTAACGATACGAATACGTTAATAACGATCTGATGTCGTTTACATATCTTTCTGACATCTTCTAAACAGCCAACATACCTGAAGAAGTAAGTCATGATCTTTTTGTAAAGCATATAGAATGCCGGATCTCTCATGCTGGTACAGTAGGATTGCAGGACGCTGGGGATCACCTTGTTCTTGTTGTAGAAGTCGAAGTTGAAGCCAAGGATGTCGCGTGCAAGTGCGTCGTACATGCCGTAGAATCTGGTGTTGCAAGAGTCTACATTCCCTTCTATCACGTTGCCGAGTATGTTCAAACCTTCCGATGTGTAGATGTCTACCTTCTTTCCATATTGGTCTATCAGATAGCCAGAGTCGATGGCGTCCATTATACGCAACTCCAGGGCATTGATTTCCTGGAGAATCGAACGTGcactttgaattttcattttacTCTTCGTATCAGACATCACGATCGTTATTTTTGGAAGATTCAACGTATACTTTGAATTTCCTTCTTTGTTACTTATATCGGCCGTTGTTGGCATGTTTTGCCCCTGCTAATAATTCTTGCAAAGTAAATAATTTGCCTTTTATCGACGATGGCTTTGTGAATTgtattattgaaattttttcagTTTAAACTGAAGGTTGTCAGGTTTTAAGTAAGTACTAGCTGTTTTTCTTGGAATTAACTTAGTCCTAAAGAAGCAAACTTTTAAGCTTGTTGTTATTGAGATAAAATGTAACACTCACCTTAAGATACTTGTGTTTATAATAGGGTAGAGCCGAATATCTGTCTCTTTGTGGGAAAGGTATGCCATTGGGGTACATCATCGTGGAGAAGTATCCAGGGTAGATTGACTTGTTCCAGTCGAAGTCCTCTATCTTACCAAGGTCGTTTGACATTCGTTCAAGGAAGTACCTAGCCAATAATTGCTGGtggatgaaataataaaattgtccaCGTATCTCTTTAGGCATGTTGTATTTGCTGCTGGACATCCAGAAGGGGAATATCTGTCGGATGTAGTAGTAATACGCGTTCATTCCGATATCCTCCATGAAGTAGTCGAGTTTATATTCGTCGTCCATGTATGGCATCATGTAACTGCTCGAGTAGTTGGCGGTCACTACGTAAGTTTCGATGTTGCCCATTCCGGCACCAGTTCCTGAAAGAAGAAGGTtgactttatttatttcaaatcgAAGGATGGGGACTTTTCCAAGACTTTCCGCTATTAGAATCTTTATAAAAAATGTCCTTTGTTCCCTGTTCTATATTTTGTAGATTCTCGTTTAGGAGAAAACAGGGTCTGAAtatgttatttgaaaaatagaTTGCTACTCACGTATTAGACGAATCATTTGAAATTCAATTTCAGATTGCtattgtggcggatcggtatcaacaggacgccgacaggtcgaggcatcaacgcggcgcaacacctcccgggcgatccgctggtaccaaccgccaacactagagggctacgacgacaacgagtctgtctaactcgctagcggtcgaatatacgagcgattgatacaaataccgcacctagcgagactccctctacgtctaaggcagggactccCGGGactactgacgagtccaccggtagtcccgggacgaaacgcacgactctcttttcatccgccacactATTTTCAACTACTCTATCTAACTACTCTATATGTAACTAGTAATATGTAACATTTACTCTATAACTATACTGTAAAATAGAAAGGTATAGCTACCTTGAGACATCTTCAAGTGCTGTGCTTCTTGTATCACGCTTGAATCGAAGAAATAGTTAGGGTAGATCTCGTAGATCGCTGGCAGTCTCATGTATTTGCAGTCGCTTCTGTAGAACACGGCAACGGAGAACGCCGTAGTGAACATGTCGCTGTTCATGCGAAGTCGGGCCCAACAAGCAGTTTTGTAGAACGTTTGGAAGTCCTTGGCGTTGTAGAACAACTCGAACAGCATTCTCATTTCGTACATGTGCTCGGTGTTGAATGGTGTGAAGATGGCATCACGGACAAGGAACATTCCTTGCTTGTACCACCAAAAGAACTTTTGTACGACATTCTGAAACAAGTAGATGCAAGACATACGTAATGTTCAAAAATTAGGATATATTGTAACAACAATTATTACTACGATACGTCCATCGTAGTAGAAATTAATGCATCATGATCGATTGTCATTTTAATCGAATGTTGTTAAATTATAATGGTTAAACGTTCGGGATCGATTCGATGAAATGGTAGCAGGTATAACTCATCGAATAATTATAGCTACGGTCATGAAACCGTGAACATGGAGGAATCACCTTGTCTTTGTACATGTCC
This genomic stretch from Bombus vancouverensis nearcticus chromosome 16, iyBomVanc1_principal, whole genome shotgun sequence harbors:
- the Hex70c gene encoding hexamerin 70c; this encodes MFKLTLLAALVAICVAQSTSFSGSRTADMDFLHKQKKIFDLLLYVRQADLSDAEWYDIGRNYNMETNMDMYKDKNVVQKFFWWYKQGMFLVRDAIFTPFNTEHMYEMRMLFELFYNAKDFQTFYKTACWARLRMNSDMFTTAFSVAVFYRSDCKYMRLPAIYEIYPNYFFDSSVIQEAQHLKMSQGTGAGMGNIETYVVTANYSSSYMMPYMDDEYKLDYFMEDIGMNAYYYYIRQIFPFWMSSSKYNMPKEIRGQFYYFIHQQLLARYFLERMSNDLGKIEDFDWNKSIYPGYFSTMMYPNGIPFPQRDRYSALPYYKHKYLKEINALELRIMDAIDSGYLIDQYGKKVDIYTSEGLNILGNVIEGNVDSCNTRFYGMYDALARDILGFNFDFYNKNKVIPSVLQSYCTSMRDPAFYMLYKKIMTYFFRYKKFQPQYSQSELQVPGVKFESVNIDKLNTYFDTCDTLISNAVSVDSFKGGMYLRLKARRACLNYQPFTYKININSDKEMKGMLRIFLGPAFDEVQQDMIYLQKYHYYFVEMDRFAVNLHSGSNSIERRSSESLTTAPGMMSSDIYYDKLNKAISGSEPFTYSERMFGFPERLTLPSGKPEGLRYKMFFFLSSLEENSMNSYEMPLYGKMMFDNMPFGFPLDRPMFAWNYTIPNMFFKDVYIYNRPYEKERMNY